In Macadamia integrifolia cultivar HAES 741 chromosome 13, SCU_Mint_v3, whole genome shotgun sequence, one DNA window encodes the following:
- the LOC122059794 gene encoding uncharacterized protein LOC122059794 has translation MKALYWNIRGIKKAAARLALRNILRDKRPDFLCIAEPMIPSDAFPTLFFNKLGFDPDFIHNERLGGVSNLWLIWRRGVAKPVVLSSSEQQISVSVQWAQEIFILSVVHAKCLRAARRELWTDLVATHPGLTTPWMIFGDFNATLLSSEKRGPGIFNLGSAGDFGAMVDTCSLIQVPSQGRKFTWTNNRRRGHVSAVLDRSFCNEAWISYFQECHQFVLQRVASDHTPILVVSEGSERPKNCPFRFQRFWADHEGYLNAVKSSWVNDIPGSPMMVMAQKLKRLKVFLRSWAKENFPNFNLEMMEAKKCMEEIQTEIDRDGINDSIYAKEADAKTRYLKALQNYEKLWAEKSRSRWRNQGDRCSKFFHISVKIRRMKNSIKSLKMVDGTLISDREQIKEYVAGYYEHFHKGTPLTNHMDLLQCIPNVLEEWDRGRLDGIPSDSEIKNAVWDLDPDSAPGPDGFPGAFYKSCWDIISSDLCNAIRWFFRTGFMPYGINNNFLVLIPKIEGALSLDKFTPLCMGNFLCKIISKILAMRLSCVLPKIISEEQGAFQKGKIIHSNISLASELVLRRFGFSEKWISWIHQILVSARISVLFNGGPVGFFGVEKGLRQGDPISPMLFIIAEEVLCRGLSELLANNSIKALSGPRGAIIPTHILFADDVFIFSNASIRKQAIAEELGISICNFPTRYLGVEIFKGRLKKESLIPILDKVKGRLAGWKGKILSMAGRVELVRSVILGMMNHSSASDGIFVAGLRMKVVWD, from the exons atgaaagccctctattggaatattagagggataAAGAAGGCTGCCGCAAGGTTAGCTTTGAGGAATATTTTAAGGGACAAAAGACCTGATTTCCTTTGCATTGCCGAACCTATGATTCCCTCTGACGCCTTTCCTACGTTGTTCTTCAACAAGCTGGGTTTCGACCCTGATTTCATCCATAACGAGCGTCTTGGCGGAGTCTCAAATCTATGGCTGATTTGGCGAAGAGGTGTAGCAAAGCCTGTTGTGCTATCGTCTTCTGAGCAGCAAATCTCTGTCTCTGTGCAATGGGCTCAGGAAATTTTCATCTTATCTGTAGTGCATGCCAAATGCCTAAGAGCTGCTAGAAGAGAATTGTGGACCGACTTGGTGGCAACCCATCCTGGGCTGACTactccttggatgatttttggaGATTTCAATGCCACCCTTCTATCttctgaaaaaagggggcctgGAATTTTCAACCTGGGATCAGCGGGAGATTTTGGCGCAATGGTGGATACTTGTTCTCTAATTCAAGTTCCTTCGCAGGGAAGGAAATTCACATGGACTAATAACAGGAGAAGGGGACATGTCTCTGCAGTGCTCGATCGAAGCTTTTGCAATGAGGCCTGGATTTCTTATTTTCAAGAATGTCACCAATTTGTCTTGCAGAGAGTGGCGTCTGACCATACTCCCATTTTGGTGGTGTCTGAAGGCTCTGAAAGACCAAAAAACTGTCCTTTTCGCTTCCAGAGGTTCTGGGCAGACCATGAGGGTTATCTAAATGCAGTTAAGTCCTCCTGGGTGAATGACATTCCTGGATCGCCAATGATGGTTAtggctcaaaaattaaaaagattgaagGTCTTCCTGCGCTCCtgggcaaaagaaaattttccaaattttaatttggagatgatggaggcaaAAAAATGCATGGAGGAGATCCAGACTGAAATTGACAGAGATGGGATAAATGACTCAATTTATGCcaaagaagctgatgcaaagaccAGATATCTGAAGGCACtgcaaaattatgagaaattatgggctgaaaaatcTCGTTCTAGATGGAGGAATCAAGGAGACAgatgctcaaaattttttcacatcTCAGTGAAGATTCGGCGAATGAAGAACTCCATTAAATCTCTGAAGATGGTTGATGGGACCCTGATCTCTGATAGagagcagatcaaggaatatGTTGCGGGCTATTATGAGCATTTTCACAAAGGTACTCCCCTTACCAATCACATGGATTTATTGCAATGCATTCCTAATGTATTGGAAGAATGGGATAGAGGTCGATTAGATGGTATTCCCTCTGACTCTGAGATTAAGAATGCGGTGTGGGATCTTGATCCAGATAGTGCTCCTGGTCCAGATGGATTTCCTGGAGCTTTTTATAAATCATGTTGGGACATCATATCTTCAGATTTGTGCAATGCTATCAGATGGTTTTTCAGAACTGGGTTCATGCCTTACggcattaataataatttcctggTTTTGATTCCTAAAATTGAAGGAGCACTATCCCTTGACAAATTCACGCCATtgtgcatgggaaattttttatgcaaaataatatcaaagattCTGGCTATGCGATTATCGTgtgttcttccaaaaattatCTCTGAGGAGCAAGGGGCCttccagaaagggaagatcattcATTCCAACATATCACTTGCCTCGGAGCTG gttCTGAGGAGATTtggattttctgaaaaatggatctcttggatccatcagaTCCTTGTTTCTGCCAGAATCTCAGTTCTGTTTAATGGTGGCCCTGTTGGATTCTTTGGTGTGGAGAAGGGTCTGAGACAAGGAGATCCAATCTCGCCTATGCTGTTTATCATTGCTGAAGAGGTTCTTTGTAGAGGCTTATCTGAGCTCCTAGCCAATAACAGCATTAAAGCTCTATCGGGTCCGCGTGGGGCGATTATCCCTACACATattctttttgctgatgatgtttttatcttttcaaaTGCTTCCATCAG GAAGCAAGCCATTGCAGAAGAGCTTGGTATCTCCATTTGTAACTTCCCCACCCGCTATTTGGGGGTCGAGATCTTTAAGGGAAGGCTGAAAAAGGAGTCGCTTATCCCCATTCTGGATAAAGTCAAAGGGCGTCTagcaggatggaaagggaagatttTGTCCATGGCTGGACGAGTGGAATTGGTCCGCTCAGTGATCTTGGGAATGATGAACCATAGTTCAGCt tcaGATGGGATCTTTGTTGCAGGCCTAAGGATGAAGGTGGTTTGGGACTGA